The Acidimicrobiales bacterium sequence TGGCGGAGTCCGGCGTAGGCGCCGACGAGGACGAAGGTGCGATACGCCGCCGAGATCGTGGCGGCGAGCCGTTCGACCTCTGCGGCGTCGAGGAACCGGGGCTCCTTGTGGGGCACCTGGGGCAGCGAGAGCCCCCTCGCCGGGTTGTGTTCGAGCACCCGGGACCGCACCGCGATGTCGAGACTCTGGGCGAGGAGCCCCGCGGCCTTGCGGACGGTGCGAGGGGCCAGGTCGGTTGCCGCGAGCTCGGCGACGAACCGCTGGGCGTCGCGGAACCCGATCTCGTCGATGGGCACGTCGCCGAAGGACGGCTCGAGATGACACCGGAAGATCGACTCGTCGCGACGGCGGGTCGCCGGTCGGACGCCGACTCTCGTTGTGATGAACTCGGCCCACCACTCGCGAAACGACGGCGCTGGTTCCGCGGGGAGGCCGCGCGATGGCGCGTCCATGGCCGGCTGCGCCGGGTCAGGCGAGGGTGGTGGCCATCACCGCGACGACGCCGACGAACAGCGTCATCATGGCGAAGACAATCATGCGAGTCGTCTCGGCGTAGCGCACCGACAGCCGCCCTTCGAGCAGCGCCATCTCACCGGAGAAGCTGTGGAGACGGGCGTCGAGACGTTCGCCGAGCGCATCGATCCGGTTCTCCAGACGTTCGCCTTGGGCAGCCATGAGGCTTTCGAGACGTTCGGTTCTCGCGTCGAGATGCTCGAACCGCTCGCCGTGGTCGACGAGGGTCCGTTCGATGCGTTCGGTTCTCGCGTCGAGACGTTGAAGGTCGTCCTTGGTGGCGAGTTGGTCCCAACGCGTGGGCGGCATGGATTCCATCATGGCATCGGCCAGTTCGGCGTCAAGGAGCTCGGACAGGCGCCGGTGGAGACGGAGGCGTACAGGTTCGTCGACAGACATGTGTTCCCTCGGATCGGAGTGCACGAGGGGAAGTGACCGAGAACCTATGCGCCGGGTGTGACATGGGAGTCCGTTGCTGCGGTGGCGAGACTCGAGGGACAGCGATCGCATCGGTCGGTGTGAGAACACCGCGACACAGCAGCGATTGGTTGGGGCGTAGCATCCTGCTACAGTCGTATCAGTCCAGTACAGGAGATTCTGATGGCAAAGGGTGCCTCGACCCCCACCCGAGTGAACGCGGACGTTGCGGCGGCTGCTGCCGCGGTGGCGCCCGCCGAGAACCGGACGACAGCTGAGCAGATCAACTACTGGGTCAGGCTCGGCATGCAAGTCGAGCGGGCGGCGTCCGCCACCAGCCGACGTGTGCTGGCCGTCGTCGCCGGTGACGCCCAGTTCTCGACCCTCGACCCGCACGACCGAACAACCGCCCACGCGTCGATCGATGCCCGGATGGCGGAGCGTGTCGCCGACCAGCGATTCGGGCCCGCCGCGCGCAAGGCGGGTCGCGTGACGGTGTCGATCGACGACGACGGCGCACTCGTCGAGATCGCGCCAGACGGTACTCGTCGGCTCCTGTGAGCCGTCTCGACCTGATTGCAGGACCGAACGGCGCAGGAAAGACCACGCTCTACGAGCAAGTGATCGCCCCTGACCGGCCTGGTCTGCCCTTCGTCAACGCAGACCGCATCGCACGCGAGCGATTCCCGGGCGCGGAAACAACGGAGGCCTACAAAGCTGCGGAGATCGCCGCGAAGGCGCGGGACGCGCTCATCGCCGCCCGCCTCGACTTCTGCACCGAAACCGTGTTCTCGCATGAGTCGAAGGTCGACCTGGTCGCGACCGCTTCTTCATCTGGCTACGACGTCGTCTTGCACGTGGTCATGATCCCTCTCCGTTTGTCTGGGCCCCGAGTCGCCGCTCGTGTCGCCAACGGAGGACACGGCGTACCGGCCGAGAAGCTCGAGACGCGGTACGAGCGCCTCTGGCCGCTTGTCGTGGCCGCAGTGCCGCTGTGCCATCGTGCGGTGTTCTACGACAACTCCGCAGACGCGGGCCCGCTCGAGGTCGGCTCCTACCGCTACGGCGTCCCCGACTACGAACCTCGGTGGCCCGCGTGGTCACCGGATCCAGTCCGAACACTCTGAGCTCTCCGAGCTCTCCGAACGACGGACTCGTGTCCCGCCGGAGTGAGAGTCGACTGCTTCGGCGAGCGCGAGAACGCGCCGGGTACGCACAGTCGCTGCTCGCTCGCCTGTCCGGCGTGGCATAACCGAAGGTGAGCGCCTACGAATCGGGCCGCGAGTCGCCCACCACAAAGACGCTGGCGAAGCTTCTCGACGCGTGTCACCCCCCTTGGAGAAGATGGACTCAGTCAGCCACTCGACCAAGGAGCTATCGTGAACGCTGTGCCTGAAGGCACGATCTGGACCACAGATGAACTCCTGGCGATGACGCCAAACGAACGCCACGACGTTGTCAACGCTGGCATCGTTACGGATGTGCACGCGGTCCCGCCGGAGCTTCTCGAGCGTGCGCGCTCCGATATACGCGCCCACATCGCCGACGACGAGGCAGCGACTACCACCGAGCCGTGAACACGCGGCGGCCGGTCAAGGTCGACGAGCGCTTCCTCGAACTTCTTGACACCCAACTCGGCAGTGAACGCGGCCCGAACGGCGAGCCTCGGCCACGGACTTCCTGCTCGTCGAGCTGCCGCCGATCGCGGAGCGGTTTGCGACCGCGTTCCATGAACTGATGACGCCAATTGCCGAACCGTTGTCATCGGTCAATGTATCGCTTACGATACGTTCGATGAACTTCGCCCAGGTCTTTCAGGAAGCTCGAGAACGGGCGAGCCTCACCCAAATCGAGGTGGCGGAGAGAACAGGTATCGCGCGCCCGAACATCGCGGCCTACGAAGCTGGACGGCGCGAGCCCAAGGCCTCGACAATCGAGCGTCTTCTGCAGGCAGTCGGATACAGGCTCAGCGTCGAGCCACTCGTCGAGTGGACCTGGACGAACACACTCCGCCCCTACCCGGTGCCGTCCGCGCTGTGGCGGCTGCCGATCCACCAAGCGTTCCGTACCATCACGACGTCGACCCATCTCTGGTGGAGTGGACCTCCTCGGACATTCGACCTGTCTGATCGGAGCCAACGTCTGAGGGCGTACGAGATCGTGCTTCGAGAAGGCGGACCCGACGACATCGAGTCCATCGTTGATGGGCTGCTCCTCGCCGAATCGTTCGACGAGCTGGTCGTCCCCCGCCCGCTCCGCGCAGCCTGGCAAGTGCCGCTCGGTCGAACGGCAGTCACGGAGCGGCCAGCAGCGTGACGAAGCTCGCTCCGCCTCAGCTCGAAGTCGCCCGCTGCCTCTTCGGACTGCCCGAGGCCGAAGGCTTCGCTCTCGCCGGCGGTGCCGCTCTGCTCGCCCACGGCACAATCGAGCGACCGACCCGAGACATCGACGCTTTCGCCGGTGCCAAGGCCGGACCGACACCGGGCGACGTGCGCCCGCTCGCGCGCGTGCTCGCCACGCGCCTGAGCGAAGACGGCTGGACGGTCACCGTCGTACGCAGCCACGAAACGTTCGTCCGGCTGATTGCAGTCAAGGACGGTGAGGAGGTCGAGATCGATCTCGCGGTCGATTCTCCTCGGCTCTTCCCCACTGAGGTCATCGACGACATCCCCATGCTCGCCGAACCCGATCTCGCGCCCGGAAAGTGCTCGCCATCCTCGACCGTTCCGAAGGGCGCGATTTCACCGACCTCGAGGCTCTCCAAGCCACTCTCGGACGCGAGCAGTGCATCCGATGGGCCAAGGAGCTCGATGCCGGAGTGACCAACGAGGCCATCGCCAGTGCCTTCGCCCACCTCAACCGCCTGGACGACAGCGAGCTCCCGACCGCGACGCCGGCGAGAACGCGTTCGATCTACGACCAGTGGCGAGCCGAGCTGGAAGGAGGCTGAAACCGGTTGGCCGCGTGCGACGCTCTACGCAGCGGTCATCTGGCTGAATCGGCTTCCCACGTTGATCCGGCAAGCTCTCCGCTGCGTCGGTCCGCAAGATTCGACGGGTTCTTCTCCTCGGAACGAGTCGCGCTCAGCAGTGGCTTCGTGGCGGTTGCGGGTCCATCCGACGCAACCGATTCACACCGTGCCGGACCAGGACTCGATGCACCGTCGACGCCGGCAGCCCGACGATCCCTGCGAGACGATGGCGCAGGTCGTGCCGCACTCGCTCAGGGGATCGCGCCGGAGTCTGGGCTGGCCGACGCTGGCTCGGACTGTTTGGAGCGGAGCGATTCGCGGAACTTCTAGCCAGGCCGACGAGCTGCTGAGCGTCGGCCCGTCACCTCGGTCGGCCGTTCGATACAGTCGGCTTCGATGCCGTACAACATCAGCAAGACGCTCATCAACAAGCTGCCAGAGGGTGAGCGCGATGACAGCGACAAGGTCGGGAAGTTTCTCTTGGACCGCCAGGCCAAGATC is a genomic window containing:
- a CDS encoding nucleotidyl transferase AbiEii/AbiGii toxin family protein — encoded protein: MTKLAPPQLEVARCLFGLPEAEGFALAGGAALLAHGTIERPTRDIDAFAGAKAGPTPGDVRPLARVLATRLSEDGWTVTVVRSHETFVRLIAVKDGEEVEIDLAVDSPRLFPTEVIDDIPMLAEPDLAPGKCSPSSTVPKGAISPTSRLSKPLSDASSASDGPRSSMPE
- a CDS encoding zeta toxin family protein, which codes for MSRLDLIAGPNGAGKTTLYEQVIAPDRPGLPFVNADRIARERFPGAETTEAYKAAEIAAKARDALIAARLDFCTETVFSHESKVDLVATASSSGYDVVLHVVMIPLRLSGPRVAARVANGGHGVPAEKLETRYERLWPLVVAAVPLCHRAVFYDNSADAGPLEVGSYRYGVPDYEPRWPAWSPDPVRTL
- a CDS encoding helix-turn-helix transcriptional regulator; this encodes MNFAQVFQEARERASLTQIEVAERTGIARPNIAAYEAGRREPKASTIERLLQAVGYRLSVEPLVEWTWTNTLRPYPVPSALWRLPIHQAFRTITTSTHLWWSGPPRTFDLSDRSQRLRAYEIVLREGGPDDIESIVDGLLLAESFDELVVPRPLRAAWQVPLGRTAVTERPAA